The following are encoded together in the Pseudodesulfovibrio indicus genome:
- a CDS encoding ArnT family glycosyltransferase has translation MPVFRSLWTRLENHPWLTMTVAVLAQTWFTLGNRALWFSDEVRYADAYRNLALNGKWMVLALNGQPYPDKPPVYFWFLWLLDKLTPFDPPAVFFLGAALSGLFFLFAAYALARTLRFDRTTSLGGVLILLSTFVLAALFHYSRMDLLFGACIILAHACLYRAYTADNQGTWPVRGFLLAGLATLIKGPLGFLFPLVNVFLFLLYKGEARRMLSRRTLLGLLAMLALLAAWIVGVILAEGPDFLINTVLGHQILERATHTFHHREPFYWYFVAFPIAWLPWSLTLFAAPVKSLFSLSFWGELWGGRRQAGPRAFLWIMFAATFAFLSSLSGKVFIYVLPMFPPLAILTADWMRTLDPARAKRLWTLAGGVWIVLGAALLLVGDLIPVPVPIRGMGICAGVLILGGAAILRMRGEDFRAGLLTAALALTVWIYPVGLLAIPSLDDAMSPKHQALILKDYIAKGYEPYAVRVYSGIYTWYADHEYPEYDDYEALARELAGHDKVILAVREPHWKDLSKLLPGFHVIDRQSIAGLPHLLVIKG, from the coding sequence ATGCCCGTTTTCCGTTCCCTCTGGACCCGCCTCGAAAACCACCCCTGGCTGACCATGACCGTGGCCGTCCTGGCCCAGACCTGGTTCACCCTGGGCAACCGCGCCCTGTGGTTCTCGGACGAGGTGCGCTACGCCGACGCCTACCGCAACCTGGCCCTGAACGGAAAATGGATGGTCCTGGCCCTGAACGGCCAGCCCTACCCGGACAAGCCCCCGGTCTATTTCTGGTTCCTGTGGCTGCTCGACAAGCTCACGCCGTTTGACCCGCCCGCGGTCTTCTTCCTGGGCGCGGCCCTTTCCGGCCTGTTCTTCCTGTTCGCGGCCTACGCCCTGGCCCGGACGCTGCGCTTCGACCGGACCACCTCGCTGGGCGGGGTCCTGATCCTGCTGTCCACCTTCGTGCTGGCCGCCCTGTTCCATTACTCGCGCATGGACCTGCTCTTCGGCGCGTGCATCATCCTGGCCCACGCCTGCCTTTACCGCGCCTACACCGCCGACAACCAGGGGACCTGGCCCGTCCGGGGCTTTCTCCTGGCCGGGCTGGCCACCCTGATCAAGGGACCGCTCGGCTTCCTCTTCCCGCTGGTCAACGTGTTCCTGTTCCTGCTCTACAAGGGCGAGGCCAGGCGCATGCTCTCCCGGCGCACCCTGCTCGGGCTGCTGGCCATGCTCGCCCTGCTCGCCGCCTGGATCGTGGGCGTCATCCTGGCCGAGGGACCGGACTTCCTGATCAACACCGTGCTCGGCCACCAGATTCTGGAGCGCGCCACGCACACCTTCCACCACCGGGAACCGTTCTACTGGTATTTCGTGGCCTTCCCCATCGCGTGGCTGCCGTGGTCCCTGACCCTGTTCGCCGCGCCCGTGAAATCCCTCTTCTCCCTGTCCTTCTGGGGCGAGCTGTGGGGCGGGCGACGCCAGGCCGGGCCGCGCGCCTTCCTGTGGATCATGTTCGCGGCCACCTTCGCGTTCCTGTCCAGCCTGAGCGGCAAGGTGTTCATCTACGTGCTGCCCATGTTCCCGCCCCTGGCCATCCTGACCGCGGACTGGATGCGGACCCTGGACCCGGCGCGCGCCAAGCGGCTGTGGACCCTGGCGGGCGGGGTGTGGATCGTCCTGGGCGCGGCCCTGCTGCTCGTCGGCGACCTGATCCCGGTGCCGGTCCCCATCCGGGGCATGGGCATCTGCGCGGGCGTGCTCATCCTCGGCGGCGCGGCCATCCTGCGCATGCGCGGCGAGGACTTCCGCGCCGGGCTGCTGACCGCCGCCCTGGCCCTGACCGTCTGGATATACCCGGTCGGGCTGCTGGCCATCCCGTCCCTGGACGACGCCATGAGCCCCAAACATCAGGCGCTGATCCTCAAGGACTACATCGCCAAGGGATACGAGCCGTACGCGGTCCGGGTCTACTCCGGCATCTACACCTGGTATGCGGACCACGAATACCCGGAATACGACGACTACGAGGCCCTGGCCCGGGAACTGGCCGGTCACGACAAGGTCATCCTGGCCGTGCGCGAACCCCACTGGAAGGACCTCTCCAAGCTGCTCCCCGGCTTCCACGTCATCGACCGCCAGTCCATCGCCGGGCTTCCCCACCTGTTGGTCATCAAGGGTTGA
- a CDS encoding BON domain-containing protein has translation MSDKTCRAVLAAILSALLAGCALYPAVQVAGGAMTGYDAARLADEYMPRDKVEGGSVDVIPDSQMQRRLRERLALNDIHLSAHVIDAKAYLIGQVSDRNQADYAVRTAATVEGLKSITCKFYPQARPDDAARNAANDALLLREVTGRFGKTRRLHGADLRVEVVSAHAILVGRARDYGQKTAALAIAAETSGVADVVDYITVPEPPDDGAVASK, from the coding sequence ATGTCCGACAAAACCTGCCGGGCGGTCCTGGCCGCCATCCTTTCCGCGCTCCTCGCCGGATGCGCTCTCTACCCCGCCGTCCAGGTGGCCGGAGGCGCCATGACCGGCTACGACGCGGCCCGCCTCGCCGACGAGTACATGCCGCGCGACAAGGTGGAAGGCGGCTCCGTGGACGTGATCCCGGACTCCCAGATGCAACGCAGGCTGCGCGAACGGCTGGCGCTGAACGACATCCATCTCTCGGCCCACGTCATCGACGCCAAGGCGTACCTCATCGGCCAGGTCAGCGACCGCAACCAGGCCGACTACGCCGTGCGCACCGCCGCTACGGTGGAGGGGCTGAAGAGCATCACCTGTAAATTCTACCCCCAGGCAAGGCCGGACGACGCCGCGCGCAACGCGGCCAACGACGCCCTGCTGCTCAGGGAGGTGACCGGCCGGTTCGGCAAGACCCGGCGGCTCCACGGCGCGGACCTGCGCGTGGAAGTCGTCAGCGCCCACGCCATCCTGGTGGGCCGGGCGCGCGACTACGGCCAAAAGACCGCCGCCCTGGCCATTGCCGCCGAGACCTCCGGCGTGGCCGACGTGGTGGACTACATCACCGTTCCCGAACCGCCCGACGACGGCGCGGTGGCCAGCAAGTAG
- a CDS encoding Gfo/Idh/MocA family protein, translating into MLKVGVVGLGRMGGIHLRNYTEMPGVEVVGVVDPVEQARKAAEERFGIPAFATLDELLALKPVAVSVCVPTFLHHEAGMRLLENGVNIVIEKPLASTSAEGEALVAMARDKGAALMVGHVERFNPAVERLKSLLGDDLISVNIERVSPYPVRIQDVGVIKDLGSHDLDLLRYLTGSDFADLHAVASATFGEHEDSAVITAKMESGVLAQITTNWVTPYRVRKITAACKSRFIVADLIAQSVTEYSPFSEEHKNYSVREWPVIARETIKEELTQFLKAVTEHTPTPITGEDGLEVLKAFDRIFAGLK; encoded by the coding sequence ATGTTGAAAGTCGGCGTTGTCGGCCTGGGCCGCATGGGTGGAATCCATCTGCGCAACTACACCGAGATGCCCGGTGTCGAGGTGGTCGGCGTGGTCGACCCCGTGGAGCAGGCGCGCAAGGCGGCCGAGGAACGGTTCGGCATTCCCGCCTTCGCCACCCTGGACGAACTGCTGGCCCTCAAGCCGGTGGCCGTGTCCGTGTGCGTGCCCACCTTCCTGCACCACGAGGCGGGCATGCGGCTCCTGGAAAACGGGGTGAACATCGTCATCGAGAAACCGCTGGCCTCCACCTCCGCCGAGGGCGAGGCGCTGGTGGCCATGGCCCGCGACAAGGGCGCGGCACTCATGGTCGGCCACGTGGAGCGGTTCAACCCGGCCGTGGAACGGCTCAAGTCCCTGCTCGGCGACGACCTCATCTCCGTGAACATCGAGCGCGTCAGCCCCTACCCGGTGCGCATCCAGGACGTGGGCGTCATCAAGGACCTCGGGTCCCACGACCTCGACCTGCTGCGCTATCTCACGGGCTCCGATTTCGCGGACCTCCACGCCGTGGCATCCGCCACCTTCGGCGAGCACGAGGACTCGGCGGTGATCACCGCCAAGATGGAGAGCGGCGTCCTGGCCCAGATCACCACCAACTGGGTCACCCCCTACCGCGTGCGCAAGATCACCGCGGCCTGCAAGTCCCGGTTCATCGTCGCGGACCTCATCGCCCAGTCCGTGACTGAATATTCGCCCTTCTCCGAAGAGCACAAGAACTACTCCGTGCGCGAATGGCCCGTCATCGCCCGCGAGACCATCAAAGAAGAACTCACCCAGTTCCTCAAGGCCGTCACCGAACATACCCCGACGCCCATCACCGGCGAAGACGGCCTCGAAGTCCTCAAGGCCTTCGACCGCATCTTTGCGGGATTGAAGTAG
- the lpxB gene encoding lipid-A-disaccharide synthase, giving the protein MHTGNPSGPIWFSVGEASGDLHGAELMKALKAADPALTFTGMGGPAMEGEGLESRHSMREISLVGITEILGGLPRILKLLGVIKGELAEIRPRAIILVDCPEFNFRIAKMAKKLGIPVYYYISPQIWAWRSGRANFLREFTRKVICILPFEKAFYAKYGMDVEYVGSPLMDVLPLDRLDRMAVHGNRIGLLPGSRRKEVTALLPVFARAARLLAGDHPDLEYVLVRAPGMDESLLRSLWPAEIPVSFVEPDTRYETFRSCKLILAASGTVTLETALIGTPVAVAYKVSPLSELIGRLLVNVKYISLPNLIVDRELYPEFIGKEATPENLAATARKWLDDPKAYAAVKAGLGGLRSMVGEPGAPGRAARIILDDLLSLNG; this is encoded by the coding sequence ATGCACACTGGCAATCCATCCGGTCCCATCTGGTTCAGCGTGGGCGAGGCCTCCGGCGACCTGCACGGCGCGGAGTTGATGAAGGCGCTCAAGGCGGCCGATCCCGCCTTGACGTTCACCGGCATGGGCGGCCCGGCCATGGAGGGTGAGGGGCTTGAATCCCGGCACTCCATGCGCGAAATCTCCCTGGTGGGGATCACCGAAATCCTCGGCGGCCTGCCGCGCATCCTCAAGCTGCTCGGGGTCATCAAGGGCGAGCTGGCCGAGATCAGGCCGCGCGCCATCATCCTGGTGGACTGTCCCGAGTTCAATTTCCGCATCGCGAAGATGGCCAAGAAGCTGGGCATCCCGGTCTATTACTACATCAGCCCGCAGATCTGGGCCTGGCGCTCGGGCCGGGCCAATTTCCTGCGCGAGTTCACCCGCAAGGTCATCTGCATCCTGCCGTTCGAGAAGGCGTTTTACGCCAAATACGGCATGGACGTGGAGTACGTGGGCAGTCCGCTCATGGACGTGCTGCCGCTGGACCGGCTGGACCGGATGGCGGTGCACGGAAACCGCATCGGACTGCTGCCCGGCAGCCGGAGAAAGGAGGTCACCGCCCTGCTCCCGGTCTTTGCCCGGGCGGCCCGGCTGCTGGCCGGGGACCACCCGGACCTGGAGTACGTCCTGGTCCGCGCGCCGGGCATGGACGAGTCCCTGCTCCGCTCGCTGTGGCCCGCCGAAATCCCGGTCTCCTTCGTCGAGCCGGACACGCGCTACGAGACCTTCCGGTCGTGCAAGCTGATCCTGGCCGCGTCCGGCACCGTGACCCTGGAGACCGCGCTCATCGGCACCCCGGTGGCCGTGGCCTATAAGGTCTCGCCCCTGTCCGAGCTGATCGGGCGGCTGCTGGTCAACGTCAAGTACATCTCCCTGCCCAACCTCATCGTGGACCGAGAGCTGTACCCGGAATTCATCGGCAAGGAAGCCACCCCGGAGAACCTGGCCGCGACCGCCCGCAAGTGGCTGGACGACCCGAAGGCTTACGCGGCGGTCAAGGCGGGCCTCGGCGGGCTGCGGTCCATGGTCGGCGAGCCGGGCGCGCCCGGACGCGCGGCGCGGATTATCCTCGACGACCTCCTGTCCCTGAACGGCTGA
- a CDS encoding glycosyltransferase family 2 protein, with product MNRFALPNILPDCAPVLPEFQRHFSGWPLGMGSVEAVAGLLPGLFLLSEENPGCRSAAMGMALWGMQAYPLANAMPQWGIKAVNLGLKADTALARLMVAASKLEHPEEGEATDTWYELARQDDRGLILRFLAAVLADPARGPGWLGRVWQDLIHLGRPEIPKAALDLVRWTGDTLPLKTRMEAEFALHCLEPDEALETIEGLDPNVWGLWRAYAAGEALLRMGRRGEAKAALAGLWQAIPWHVNLTLKVHDIFRPAPLADSADTGDAAILVYSWNKADLLADTLDSLLKSDIGAAKVFALNNGSTDHTARVLAEAVQRFGADRMHVETLPINVGAPGARNWLLSLPEVRAVKWAAFLDDDIVLPEDWLLRLLGPVKGRDDIGAVGCRITAARPPYGLQSADYNLFPTPPVETAPGALPNRVLVYDNCAGALDSGLFTYSRPCLSVSGCCHLVNLRSIERTGGFDLRYTPSQFDDLDRDLRASLNGTPALYVGGLAIRHVQHSSLAKSRTAGQIGQVMGNKLKLDTKYSDEELARLARGNRDLLWTDLTEKSRFLMDRLGLTRRG from the coding sequence ATGAACCGCTTCGCCCTCCCTAATATCCTGCCGGACTGCGCGCCCGTCCTGCCCGAATTCCAGCGCCATTTTTCCGGCTGGCCCCTGGGCATGGGCTCGGTCGAAGCCGTTGCCGGTCTGTTGCCCGGCCTGTTCCTGCTGAGCGAGGAGAACCCCGGCTGCCGCAGCGCGGCCATGGGCATGGCCCTGTGGGGAATGCAGGCGTACCCGCTGGCCAACGCCATGCCTCAGTGGGGGATCAAGGCCGTCAACCTGGGGCTCAAGGCGGACACGGCCCTGGCCCGGCTCATGGTCGCGGCCTCGAAGCTGGAGCACCCCGAGGAGGGCGAGGCCACGGACACCTGGTACGAGCTGGCGCGCCAGGACGACCGGGGGCTGATCCTCCGCTTCCTGGCGGCGGTTCTGGCCGATCCGGCGCGCGGTCCGGGCTGGCTCGGCCGCGTCTGGCAAGACCTCATCCATCTGGGCAGGCCGGAGATTCCCAAGGCCGCCCTGGACCTGGTCCGCTGGACCGGCGACACCCTGCCGCTCAAGACGCGCATGGAGGCGGAGTTCGCCCTTCACTGCCTGGAGCCGGACGAGGCGCTGGAAACCATCGAGGGGCTGGACCCGAACGTCTGGGGGCTGTGGCGGGCCTATGCGGCGGGCGAGGCGCTCCTGCGCATGGGCCGCAGGGGCGAGGCCAAGGCGGCCCTGGCCGGGCTGTGGCAGGCCATCCCCTGGCACGTCAACCTGACCCTGAAGGTGCACGATATTTTCCGCCCCGCGCCCCTGGCCGACAGCGCCGACACCGGGGACGCGGCCATTCTGGTCTATTCCTGGAACAAGGCGGACCTGCTGGCCGACACCCTGGATTCGCTGCTCAAGAGCGACATCGGCGCGGCAAAGGTCTTCGCCCTGAACAACGGGTCCACGGACCACACCGCGAGGGTGCTGGCCGAGGCCGTGCAGCGGTTCGGCGCGGACCGGATGCATGTGGAGACCCTGCCGATCAACGTGGGCGCGCCGGGCGCGCGCAACTGGCTGCTCTCCCTTCCGGAGGTTCGGGCCGTAAAATGGGCGGCCTTCCTGGACGACGACATCGTGCTGCCCGAAGACTGGCTCCTGCGCCTCCTCGGCCCGGTGAAGGGGCGCGACGACATCGGGGCCGTGGGCTGCCGGATCACGGCTGCCAGGCCCCCCTACGGGCTGCAATCCGCGGACTACAACCTCTTTCCCACCCCGCCCGTGGAGACCGCTCCGGGGGCGCTGCCCAACCGGGTGCTGGTCTACGACAACTGCGCCGGAGCCCTGGACTCGGGGCTGTTCACCTACTCCCGCCCCTGCCTGTCCGTGTCCGGCTGCTGCCATCTGGTCAACCTGCGCTCCATCGAGCGGACCGGCGGGTTCGACCTGCGCTACACCCCGTCGCAATTCGACGACCTGGACCGCGACCTGCGCGCCTCGCTGAACGGGACGCCCGCCCTGTACGTCGGGGGACTGGCCATCCGCCACGTCCAGCACTCCTCCCTGGCCAAGTCCAGGACCGCAGGACAGATCGGCCAGGTCATGGGCAACAAGCTCAAGCTCGACACCAAGTATTCCGACGAGGAGCTGGCCCGACTGGCGCGCGGGAACCGCGACCTGCTGTGGACGGACCTGACGGAGAAATCCCGCTTCCTCATGGACCGCCTGGGCTTGACCCGGCGCGGCTGA
- a CDS encoding sulfite exporter TauE/SafE family protein, translating into MITTYLLYIVLGAVAGVLAGLLGIGGGLVIVPMLNFAFEWQNFPMEHIQHVALGTSMATIIFTSLSSMRAHHKRGAINYTAFWRLTPGIIVGTYLGSWVASLLSTLFLKVFFGLFLYYVATQMLLNIKPKGSHELPGNAGTFAAGSGIGIFSALVGIGGGTLTVPFLSWCNLTMHAAIATAAAVGLPIALAGTAGYVINGWSVAGIPGPHIGYVYIPALLGIIVTSMLTAPYGAKLAHSLPVAKLKKIFAILLYLVGTRMLWNALM; encoded by the coding sequence GTGATCACCACGTATCTTCTGTACATCGTCCTCGGCGCAGTGGCCGGGGTCCTGGCCGGTCTTCTGGGCATCGGCGGCGGACTGGTCATCGTGCCCATGCTCAACTTCGCCTTCGAGTGGCAGAACTTCCCCATGGAGCACATCCAGCATGTGGCGCTCGGCACCTCCATGGCGACCATCATCTTCACCTCCCTCTCCAGCATGCGCGCCCACCACAAGCGCGGGGCCATCAACTACACCGCCTTCTGGCGGCTGACCCCGGGCATCATCGTCGGCACCTACCTCGGCTCCTGGGTGGCGTCCCTGCTCTCCACCCTGTTCCTGAAGGTGTTCTTCGGCCTGTTCCTCTATTACGTGGCCACCCAGATGCTGCTGAACATCAAGCCCAAGGGATCCCATGAGCTGCCCGGCAATGCGGGCACCTTCGCGGCGGGCAGCGGTATCGGCATCTTCTCGGCCCTGGTCGGCATCGGCGGCGGCACCCTGACCGTGCCGTTCCTGTCCTGGTGCAACCTGACCATGCACGCGGCCATCGCCACTGCCGCCGCCGTGGGGCTGCCCATCGCCCTGGCCGGAACCGCCGGATACGTCATCAACGGCTGGTCCGTGGCCGGTATCCCCGGCCCGCACATCGGCTACGTGTATATCCCGGCCCTGCTCGGCATCATCGTCACCAGCATGCTGACAGCGCCCTACGGGGCCAAGCTGGCCCACTCCCTGCCGGTGGCGAAGCTCAAGAAGATCTTCGCCATCCTGCTCTATCTGGTCGGCACGCGCATGCTCTGGAACGCCCTTATGTAG
- a CDS encoding alpha-hydroxy-acid oxidizing protein yields the protein MKEIKDKAREMMKGFCRVCKVCDGRACAGEVPGMGGLGTGASFKANLEALEGYRLNMRLLHDAAEPDTSVSLLGYDLSMPVLAAPIGGVSFNMGGGVSEEDYAGAVVTGCAKAGVIGCTGDGVPPVIHESGFSAIAENGGRGIPFIKPWEGAELDEKLEKARATGCTVFGMDVDAAGLITLRQMGRPVAPKPAAELKKIIDKVHSWDAKFILKGVMTPDEAELAAEVGADAIVVSNHGGRVLDHTPGTAEVLPEVVEHAHGKIVILVDGGIRTGADVLKMLALGANGVLIGRPVSVAAVGGLTEGVAKYFETLRAQLSGAMVLTGCKDIASIDTNVLF from the coding sequence ATGAAGGAAATTAAAGACAAAGCGCGTGAGATGATGAAGGGTTTCTGCCGGGTCTGCAAGGTCTGCGACGGTCGCGCCTGTGCGGGCGAAGTGCCGGGCATGGGCGGTCTGGGGACCGGCGCGTCCTTCAAGGCCAATCTGGAGGCCCTGGAGGGCTACCGGCTGAACATGCGGCTGCTCCACGACGCCGCCGAGCCGGACACCTCCGTCTCCCTGCTCGGATACGACCTCTCCATGCCGGTCCTGGCCGCGCCCATCGGCGGCGTGTCCTTCAACATGGGCGGCGGCGTGTCCGAGGAGGACTACGCCGGCGCCGTGGTCACGGGTTGCGCCAAGGCCGGTGTCATCGGCTGCACCGGCGACGGCGTGCCGCCCGTCATCCACGAGTCCGGGTTCTCGGCCATCGCCGAAAACGGCGGTCGGGGCATCCCGTTCATCAAGCCCTGGGAAGGGGCGGAGCTGGACGAGAAGCTGGAGAAGGCGCGCGCCACCGGCTGCACCGTGTTCGGCATGGACGTGGACGCCGCCGGGCTCATCACGCTGCGCCAGATGGGCCGCCCCGTGGCCCCCAAGCCCGCCGCAGAGCTGAAGAAGATCATCGACAAGGTTCACTCCTGGGACGCCAAGTTCATCCTCAAGGGGGTCATGACCCCGGATGAGGCCGAGCTGGCCGCCGAGGTGGGCGCGGACGCCATCGTGGTCTCCAACCACGGCGGGCGCGTGCTCGACCACACCCCCGGCACCGCCGAGGTCCTGCCCGAGGTCGTGGAGCACGCCCACGGCAAGATCGTCATCCTGGTGGACGGCGGCATCCGCACCGGCGCGGACGTGCTCAAGATGCTGGCGCTGGGCGCCAACGGCGTGCTCATCGGCCGCCCGGTGTCCGTGGCCGCCGTGGGCGGGCTGACAGAAGGCGTGGCCAAGTACTTCGAGACCCTCCGGGCGCAGCTCTCCGGGGCCATGGTCCTGACCGGCTGCAAGGACATCGCGTCCATCGACACCAACGTCCTGTTCTAG
- a CDS encoding FadR/GntR family transcriptional regulator produces MPIQRKTMSGEVVSQIKEMIERGRLRPGDRLPAERKLAEQFGVSRTTVREGIKILSESGLLASRQGAGTFVSERDGGSREGSLIEAVLAGNYGLHDVFEVRKMLEPEIAALAARNGSPDAKTRLEAILMEQEQAILTGGTGAGFDHQFHQALAEASGNPVLREMVTALHEGFSRSRAEGVQSSQRQKASLAAHRAIVEAVKHGHAMQAERAMREHLDEVERIIFDNQRGILSRR; encoded by the coding sequence ATGCCGATACAGAGAAAGACCATGTCCGGCGAAGTCGTCAGCCAGATCAAGGAGATGATCGAGCGCGGACGGCTGCGGCCCGGTGACCGGCTGCCCGCCGAGCGCAAGCTCGCCGAGCAGTTCGGCGTGTCCCGGACCACGGTCCGGGAGGGGATCAAGATTTTGTCCGAGTCCGGGCTGCTGGCCAGCCGCCAGGGGGCGGGGACCTTTGTCAGCGAGCGGGACGGCGGGTCCAGGGAAGGTTCCCTGATCGAGGCCGTGCTGGCGGGCAACTACGGCCTGCACGACGTGTTCGAGGTGCGCAAGATGCTGGAGCCGGAGATCGCGGCCCTGGCCGCGCGCAACGGGTCGCCCGACGCCAAGACGCGGCTGGAGGCGATCCTCATGGAGCAGGAGCAGGCCATCCTGACCGGAGGGACCGGGGCCGGATTCGACCACCAGTTCCATCAGGCCCTGGCCGAGGCGTCCGGCAATCCGGTGCTGCGCGAGATGGTCACGGCGCTGCACGAGGGCTTTTCCAGGAGCCGGGCCGAGGGGGTCCAGTCCTCCCAGCGGCAGAAGGCCTCCCTGGCCGCCCACCGGGCCATCGTGGAGGCGGTCAAGCACGGCCACGCCATGCAGGCCGAGCGCGCCATGCGGGAACATCTGGATGAAGTTGAACGAATTATATTCGATAATCAAAGAGGAATACTTTCAAGGAGATAG
- a CDS encoding APC family permease, whose product MDNLQKKYGFWTATAMVVGIVIGSGVFFKADNVLEASGGSLPTALLAWLIGGAIMVVTAYVFSRIATRVERINGVVDYFEQAYGQKAGYYVAWFMTFIYYPTLVAVLAWVSANYTQGLLGLDNAVWPISFVYLTAFFLLNFFSPVLAGRWQVTSTAVKLIPLILVAAVGTVTGLSNGLTMENFATAAKTVSGGGGLAMATLSTAFAYEGWIIATVINAELKDAKRTLPRALVVGTIAVVVIYMLYYLGISGVLTNDQVLAEGDAAPVRVISLIFGRLGGTLLTVFVIISCLGTLNGLIMGSARGMFSIASRDLGPRPDLFRRINPVNNCTTHSAMMGYVLSCLWLMVWYGNFAGWWGDFMDISELPIAFLYVIYISLYLWVMKTFTDLGSFSRYVCPGLAGAGSVYIIWGAVQKAMFLHFLILSLLILGAGVFLMHGRRPRNTKRR is encoded by the coding sequence ATGGACAACCTACAAAAAAAATACGGCTTCTGGACCGCGACCGCCATGGTCGTGGGCATCGTCATCGGCTCGGGCGTTTTCTTCAAGGCGGACAACGTGCTGGAGGCCTCGGGCGGCTCCCTGCCCACGGCGCTCCTGGCCTGGCTCATCGGCGGCGCGATCATGGTCGTGACCGCCTACGTGTTCTCGCGCATCGCCACCCGCGTGGAGCGGATCAACGGTGTGGTGGACTATTTCGAACAGGCCTACGGGCAGAAGGCCGGTTACTACGTGGCCTGGTTCATGACCTTCATCTACTACCCCACCCTGGTGGCGGTTCTGGCCTGGGTCTCGGCCAACTACACCCAGGGGCTGCTCGGCCTCGACAACGCGGTCTGGCCCATCTCCTTCGTCTACCTGACCGCCTTCTTCCTGCTCAACTTCTTCTCCCCGGTCCTGGCCGGGCGCTGGCAGGTGACCTCCACCGCGGTCAAGCTCATCCCCCTGATCCTGGTGGCCGCCGTGGGCACGGTCACCGGCCTGTCCAACGGGCTGACCATGGAGAACTTCGCCACAGCCGCCAAGACCGTGTCCGGCGGGGGCGGCCTGGCCATGGCCACCCTGTCCACGGCGTTCGCCTACGAGGGCTGGATCATCGCCACGGTCATCAACGCGGAGCTGAAGGACGCCAAGCGGACCCTGCCCCGCGCACTGGTGGTCGGGACCATCGCCGTGGTGGTCATCTACATGCTCTATTACCTGGGCATCTCCGGCGTGCTGACCAACGACCAGGTCCTGGCCGAGGGCGACGCCGCCCCGGTGCGGGTCATCTCCCTGATCTTCGGACGGCTGGGCGGCACCCTGCTGACGGTCTTCGTCATCATCTCCTGCCTGGGCACCCTGAACGGGCTGATCATGGGCTCGGCGCGCGGCATGTTCTCCATCGCCTCCCGCGACCTCGGCCCCCGGCCCGACCTGTTCCGGCGCATCAACCCGGTGAACAACTGCACCACCCACTCGGCCATGATGGGCTACGTGCTGTCCTGCCTGTGGCTCATGGTCTGGTACGGCAACTTCGCGGGCTGGTGGGGCGACTTCATGGACATCTCCGAGCTGCCCATCGCCTTCCTCTACGTCATCTACATCTCGCTCTACCTCTGGGTCATGAAGACCTTCACCGACCTCGGCTCGTTCAGCCGCTACGTCTGCCCGGGCCTGGCGGGCGCGGGCTCGGTGTACATCATCTGGGGCGCGGTGCAGAAGGCCATGTTCCTCCACTTCCTGATCCTCTCGCTGCTCATCCTCGGCGCGGGCGTGTTCCTGATGCACGGCCGCAGGCCCCGCAACACCAAGCGGCGGTAG